The region CAAATAATATAACAGGACTCAAGAGTACTAACGCAAAGGTGTACTCAAGAGACATTAAGCCAATAGTAATAACCTAGAGGTAATTAGACCAGTTTTTCGCGGTAGATAAGCCTAGGCTAGTTCACTTACGTCGAGTGATATAGAGAAAAAGATCATGCCCAGGTTAAACCTAAATAAGGTATTATACCTGGTTAAGCCACGCGCTATAAGCCGCGCCTTCACAAGGTAGATAAATGTTAGATTTAGTCCAAGATCTATAATAAGGAATATAACCTTTTCGATTCGATCCCAAATTTCGTTGAAGAATATATATGACTTGTTAATCTGTAGCCTAGCAGGAATCCAGACACAGGTAACACTAATATTGACGACAAGGAGGACACCAAATATAACCCATTTGAGTTGGGTTCCGTGGGCTGGAACGTCCATTAAGATACGTATTCGGTTGATTATGATTTGTGGAAGGCATTGGACCTAGTGCGATGTTATTAGAAAAACGTGCGCTCGAGATTCGAATACTTGAACATCGCGCCACTTTTGCCACCAGCAGATAATCATACCTGTATGGCCCAAAGGACGACTATATATTCCTTGATGTTATTTGCCGCGTCTTTATCATAGCTATAATCTGGTAACAGGACTTAACTTGCCTATCGCGAAGAAGTACTCGAAACTAATAGTGGTTTAGTACTTAGTAATATATAAACATATGATAATTAAACGAACCTTGGCCCAAAATGGCCGTTTAGAAAGAACCAAAAGATGGTATTATAGACAAGACAGCCAGCGAATTCAGCCCAGATCAAGAGTATATAGGCATTAATGCGATGATGTCTCTTCCAACTAGCCCGGGTCTGAGTGAAAGCCTTATTTGCGGTCCAGAGGCCCATTCCAAGGGTGAACCCTAATGTTATGCTTATCATCCTTGACTCTTCAGTATCCGGCGTTGTGTCCTTATACCACGGCGGCACCAGTGTGCCTCTTGTGCTGTTTGACATGAAGATAGGTTATCCCACATTTATTTCGTATAATTCCAGTTAGGGCCGCTACACagccaaaaagaaataaCGAAAGCAAGCAACTAATGTAGCCATTAGTATTACTCTGGAGCGGGGTTAGAGGATACACTTGGCATAAATATAAGATATAAAGGGGTCTGCAAGTCCGAGCTAGAGAGTGTTGAGTGGTGCTGGCTTTCTTGGATATGTGAATCAGAGTGACATCTGTATCAGTGCGGCTACAGGTCCGTGTAAAGGTGCTTGTCTTAGCTAGAGAGTGATGAATCGTGCTGACTTTCAATACGAGCCAGAGTGACATCTGTCTCAGTATGGCTGCAGGCCCGTGCAAACATGCTAGTCCTAGCTAGAGAGTAATGGCTGGTGCTAGCTTTCTCCAATATGCGAAACAGAGtaatataatatattttGACATAAAAAGTGGGCGTTGTAACGACGGGGTTCCCAAGGgataacattgaaaccaGGCACCTTTATATCGGCAGACATTCAGGTTTGGGAATTGTCAATAAGATACATTTTTCATTGCAGATGAAGAATGAGGACAGGCTGTGGTAACCTAGAAGCGACGTTGCTCAAGAGTATCGAGCATGGTGTTCTTTTTCCGTTACATTCGGTTTTATACACTACTAGTCAGTGATGTTCAAGAAGGTGTCATGGTAGAGTCAGTGGCTTGGGAGCCTTTGAGCCCTCACATGATATCCCATGGTACCTTGTGACAGAACTGTTGAGTTTACTCAGTTCCTACAGCTTTCAGGCGCCTGATGGTTTCTTCCGTTGTCCACATGGCATTGGCCATGAATCGGTAATTAACCATCGCAGCTGTGTAACCATCTCCCTCCTCGTTCTTACCGGCAGCAATAGCATCGCGCACCACCGCGACCTCAAAACCAGCTTCAAGAATGTCCCGCATATGATTCTCCAAGCATAGGTTTCCTACAGGGCCAGCAATAATAACCTTTTCAATGCGCCGCATGCGAAGTTGCTTTATCAGGTCGTTTGACTGGCACGACAAACCCTTATGAGGTGATGTGTTTGCTGTCTGTCCGTCCATAAGATACGGCTTCAGCCTTTCGGGGTAGTCTGCACCTGAACCAACAAAGGCTTCCAAGTCAACGGGATCCTTTCGGCCAACAAATCCTTTGGGATGCTTTCCGAGATAGTCTGCAATGGCACCGGGTGGAGCAACCCACTGGCGATCAGTAGGGTAGTAATAGTGCGGTGAGTGAATCACAAAGAAATTGTTTTCTTTTGCGCACTGGAGGAGTTGTTCAATGTGATCCATGACGTTGAGCTCCTTTAGCTTGTCTGCTATCATCGGATAGTAGCTCCCAGTCTCAGTGAGAAACTCATTTTGAAGATCTGCAAAGACGAGGGCAGTATGCTTTTTATCTAACTGCATCTCTGCATTTTGATGAGTGAATATGAAAGACATTTTCGATGTAGTATGCGATGACATTTAGTTGAGTGCCCTGATGGCAGTTGGCCTGTACAGAGGAGACAATCGCATAACTAAGTGTGACCGGTGCCTATATATTTGATACATTTTCACCGGCGACTCCAGCCTTGAGACGACTTCTACATGCTGACTTATTATCAACTCTGTCACTCAGGCTAAAGGCGGCTGGGCCGCCAATCACCAGTCCCCATGAACCACCAAAATCAGCCCATCCCCGATTAAGTGATCTGATGCCAATCTTTGTTACCTAGTTTGGAAGAGGAGTTGTTCGTGGCTTAGGATTCAACATCATCCCGTGGAACCGATCAATATCTGGTCAGAAACTATCTATCAATACGCGTAACCACTGACTCCCGTTGACTCCGCGCCGAAGGTTCTCGGCGAGATTCCACATGATACCTCATCATAATCCTTGGGCGAGAGGGTTACTCGCAATTGCGCCAGTGAGGAGCTGTTTGTGTTGCGTCCCATCGCCAGGGTGCAGGCCCAGGCGATCGTCTCCACGCTTACCGGCTTTCAGTCCGACACAAGTATACCGAAGGCGACGACTGGTGATTGCCAAGAGCTTACTGCTCCGAGGCAGTGATCGGGATGTGAGGTTTTCCTACCTTTTCTGGTTAGGCCAGAATGTCGAGTTGAAGCTCGTTAAAATCAACCTACATACACTGATCCTTTGAGGGTATCTCCTTCTTTGTGAAGACGCGAAGCAAATCAACATTCAAGCGCAACAGAATTTCGTTTTAAGAACTACGCATCATGCAATCCTCAACCTTTCCATCGTTCCCAATCTCACAGATTGAAATTCCTTCGACTCCTCTAGTCAAAGCCGCTCTCGAGTACACCAAGGGCATCACCAACGCGCAAACTGTCAACCATTGTCTGCGCAGCACATCATTTGCTCTGTTGCTCATCCGTAAATTTGAGCCTCTTAACACGGGAGATGTTGATACGGAGGCGGTTGTACTGTCAACATTGCTCCACGACCTCGGATGGTCCTCGGACTATACAAAAATATCCAAAGACCGACGTTTCGAAGTCGATGGGGCCATCATGGCCCGTAACTACATCAGCTGTTCCCCGGATGCAGAAGTCAGTAAATGGGACAAACGCCGACTGCAGGTAGTCTGGGATGCTATTGCCTTGCATTCGTCCCCGTCCATCGCTGCATACAAGGAACCCGAGGTCTGGGCCACTCAGCTTGGTATATCCGCTGATTTCTTTGGCCCCAACCTATCCTTAGCCGGCAGTCCCATTACTCCAGAAGAGTATAAAGAAATCGTGGCTGCTTTCCCACGAGCCGGCTTCAAAAATGCTTTTATTGACATGATGTGCGGTCTGTGCAAGTACAAGCCAGATACTACATATGATAATTTTGTTGGCCAGATTGGGAAACAGCATGGACTCGATGGCAAGGGCAACGGCAAAGACGAGTTTGCAAAGAAATTCGAAGAGAATCAAGCTTATTTCGGGTTGATGGGCGGTCTAGAGGGGCTCGGGCAATTTGAGTGATAGGCTACCTGAACTGCCAATTTTACAGGTCAGCAGCCTCTTGGCTATCTTTTTAAGAAGCTTTTGGCATTATGGCAATGTTAAAATAACCTAGTTAGTATAATAGACAGAAGTCTCTGTCAGCTTGATCTCTCTTATAATAGGAATGAGATGGTGGTGTCTTGAGGCAAATACATGATTCGGTTCGGTCCCTGTCCGTGTCTATTGATTCGACCTCCTGAAGGTGCAATCGCATCACGAATGATAAACGCTTGTTTGTGGGTGTGATGCCAGGTCGTGATCtgtcatcaccaaccttcattccttggcagccagctccaaaacaccaagactAAACTTGCTCTTATCTTCAGCATAAGCTCCCCGGTTTGTGCCATGTTTCGCTGCCAATATCCTTTTCAGTTCCCCATATTCCAGAGCCATCTCCGGGTTTGCACGTAAGTAGTCCCGGAATGCAATGTGCCGCAGCAGTTCTGCGTTATCTTGTACACAAACATACAAGTGGTGTGCCGGAGCGCCTGCCGGAGTTGCAAATGCCTCCCGGCCCGGAATTCCTAGATCACCTTCGTGGCTATAGCCTAGCGTCGCCAAACCGCTGATTACACTGTCGAGTTTGTCCTTGTTTGCTATAATGACATCCAAGTCGATGATTGGTTTGGCTGGCAATCCTGGGACTGACGTACTGCCGACGTGCTCTACGCCCTGGATCAGGCCACCCAGTGTGGTTAAGATTTGCTGTCGAAGCTTTTCGAACGTTTCCGTCCAGCGGACGTCGTAATCACGGATGACTATTCCGGACATCAGCGTTGTTTGTTGCACCGGCCGGCTTGGGTTAACTTGATCAACGCGGCGATGGCACCGTCGGGTTGTCTGGTCGTTGCGACTCCGAAGGTCCTGTGTGTATGCGATGCGTTATGCTTATTAGTAAGAGGTACCTGGTACTTTCCAACCCAGGCTTTCTTATGTTCATCGCTAAGGCTGATAGAGAGACGACGCACATTGGGCCGTGTTGTTCAATTCGAATACGACGTGCATTGGGCAATACTGTCAACTAGTAACCTTGATCTAGCTGTCCAAACTCTACACATTTCTATAACTGAATTGGGCCGTAACTGGCCACAACGTTCTAATTGACTGCACACGCTCCAACATCATTCCACAGAGCAGCTTTTCAGACTCCAGTCACTAAAACACTCACAGGTGCAATTATTTAAAGTCAATTACTGGCGGTTGACTTTTGTGCTCCGAACTGCACACAGCTTACGAAGGTTCCAACCATAGGTCATGCCATGAGCATATCCAAATTGACCAGATTTTGAACGAACTCGCGTTTAAGCGGACTGGTCTCTCTAATGCTTCTGAGTTCCAAATTTCCTCCCCGCCGGGTATCACGGCACCGACTTGTCCACTAAAGTCTGACTCAATTGAACAGATTCGCAACAAGATGTGGAACAAATGACGTCAACCGGTAAGAAGACATTATATAGACCGCATTGCAAGTCGCAATTAAACACCAGGAAAAAGAATTACATCAAATAAACATCTAAACAAAATGTTGCAAAAACGCCGCATTCAGCAAATCGACGCCCCTTCTCGGCAGGGCTACgatgccatcttcaatgccAAGTTTCTGGAGGATATCCCTGATGCAGTTTCACAATGGCAGAGCCACCGCATCATGCTTGTGGCTAGCAAGGGACTAGCTGCAAATAGCGACAGAATCTCTAGATTGCAAGAAACTTTGGGCTCCAAGTTGGTACATACAAAGCTAGGCGTCCGAACTCATACACCTTACGCCGATGTTCGGgacatcgccatcaacatccagaAACACAACATCGACTGTGTCATCAGCGTGGGCAGCTGTTCCTATAGTGACGCCTGCAAGATTGCTTCTCTGCTGGCAAACAACCTACCCTCTGACTTTAGTGTCGATGACATGGAAAGCTTGGTTGACAAGGACCGAGGAATTGCGGATTCAAGGAATGGAAGTCCATTGCAACCTCGACAGTGCAAAC is a window of Pochonia chlamydosporia 170 chromosome 5, whole genome shotgun sequence DNA encoding:
- a CDS encoding isochorismatase family domain-containing protein, with protein sequence MSFIFTHQNAEMQLDKKHTALVFADLQNEFLTETGSYYPMIADKLKELNVMDHIEQLLQCAKENNFFVIHSPHYYYPTDRQWVAPPGAIADYLGKHPKGFVGRKDPVDLEAFVGSGADYPERLKPYLMDGQTANTSPHKGLSCQSNDLIKQLRMRRIEKVIIAGPVGNLCLENHMRDILEAGFEVAVVRDAIAAGKNEEGDGYTAAMVNYRFMANAMWTTEETIRRLKAVGTE
- a CDS encoding grpB protein domain-containing protein, translating into MSGIVIRDYDVRWTETFEKLRQQILTTLGGLIQGVEHVGSTSVPGLPAKPIIDLDVIIANKDKLDSVISGLATLGYSHEGDLGIPGREAFATPAGAPAHHLYVCVQDNAELLRHIAFRDYLRANPEMALEYGELKRILAAKHGTNRGAYAEDKSKFSLGVLELAAKE
- a CDS encoding metal dependent phosphohydrolase (similar to Cordyceps militaris CM01 XP_006674766.1), which translates into the protein MQSSTFPSFPISQIEIPSTPLVKAALEYTKGITNAQTVNHCLRSTSFALLLIRKFEPLNTGDVDTEAVVLSTLLHDLGWSSDYTKISKDRRFEVDGAIMARNYISCSPDAEVSKWDKRRLQVVWDAIALHSSPSIAAYKEPEVWATQLGISADFFGPNLSLAGSPITPEEYKEIVAAFPRAGFKNAFIDMMCGLCKYKPDTTYDNFVGQIGKQHGLDGKGNGKDEFAKKFEENQAYFGLMGGLEGLGQFE